taactttgtgtttgtgtgtgtaattgtgtgtctgtgtgtagttgtgtgtctgtgtgtggttgtgtgtctgtgtgtgattgtgtgtgtgtgtgtgtgtgtgtgtgtgtgtgtgtgtgtgtgtgtgtgtgtgtgtgtgtgtgtgtgtgtgcatgtttgtgtttttgtgacagtgtgttatatataattttgtgtttgtgtgtgtaattgtgtgtctgtgtgtagttgtgtgtctgtgtgtagttgtgtgtctgtgtggttgtgtgtctgtgtgtctgtgtgtgtgtatgtatgtgtgtagttgtgtttgtctgtgctattgagtgagttttgtgagacagagatagactgagagaggttgagagatgatgtaatgtatttgtatgaatgagagtAGACCATTTACGCAAAAACCGGAAATACGTAAACAACGCGTAAACGCAATTCCGGTATAAGCTTTGTTGTTGGTGGAGAAATGGCAGCTAGAGTGTTTCCGACTTTCCTAACTTGTCTACCGAAGTTCACCAGCGCCGATGTGGTGAAGAGTGTGTGTATACATTCGTCCACTAAAGGGAACAAACTGGATAAGGGATATAAAATCTTCCGCGCGGAGTTTATCCACAATTATCAAGGTAAGCTTTAGCTACAAAACCGGCTATAACTCCGTTTACGTTAATTGTAAATATAGGGGTTGTGAATTTGTAATATAAGATTTAACACATCGCAGTGAATATGTCGTGTGTAAGTTATGTTTAAGTGAGATGACATGAGGTTAACATAACAACCAGTAATTTGGTGTAGCTGCTGTACTAGGTAAATGTTACTAGCAGTCTGCTGCAAAGTTGTGTACCGTTATTTCTATATGAGATAACATGCAATGTTTCATTGTTACATGCGGTTTAAGTAACAAATGTACTACAGGGACAGGTAGTAGTGAGAGGTAGATGCTTCAGGTCAGTGAGAGAGAGCGAGGAGCCTCACAAACTGGAGGTTTTAATATAGACAGAATGCCGGTTGGCAAAAGTTTCCCGTTCTTGCGTGTTCAGTCTTCTTGCTACGACACTTTCTTCACTTACTGTTACTAATATATActattataaactattataaaggtAGGCCTGTTTCTGGTTGGAAGACGAACAGCCTTGAACACTACAGAAACGGCGACTCTTTGACTCTGCTATTTTTCGTATCTGCCGCTACGATAACAGGAAGTTGTAATACACTTTGTTGACGTATTTCCAGTCGAAAAATGCGGAAGTGCGTAAAAGGTCtgttgacagttagaatttgaaaataaacactcagcctaaacattctatgaatgtaagtctatgggacttttttgggatgtttgatcAGACGGTTTAGGAGAATCGTAAgtccgatcccttagaaaagatatagcaactcaagtcagatcagactgaaggtctgtgcaaagtttggtggctgtagcttgaaagctctaggaggagttagagttagaaattttagtctcagaagaaaaagaataataataaaaaaaaaaagtttaagtgcaacaacagtatgttggctttctcaagccaacataataatattactacAGAAACCAACGTTTGCCAAGAACGGACAGAAGCACAATAACAGTTATTATGTAAAGAACAATAAAGATCACATCTATAATTTTTGTCGCTTTGGTCCAGCACAGTAAGGCCTTCTTTCCAGTGTCACGCGTACATGTTGAATCTTCATTTTCACTGGTAACTGTGTCTATAGGTTTATGTAAGTCACTTACTCCATCTGTGGGAGGATATCCAACAAAGTCTAGATGTAgcttttcagttttttatataGATTCTTAACCCACTGAGCAATGCATCttaaaaagacgtcatttcgACGTCCCATGAGGAGCCAGAATGATAGTTTTTATGACGTCTTTTTATGACCTGTTCTGAACATCCAATATTGATGTCAAGGGGACCTCCACGCaaagtaaaactatttaaatgtgGCCATTTTAGacattatatttgtatatataatctttatatatgaataaatgtaaaaaaatattgcttATAGATTATTCCCAAATATACAAGTTCCACCTTAAAtatcttgctctctctctctctctctctctctctctctctctctcggtgcGCATGCGTTGAGTGGGCGGAGCGTTGAGCGAGCGTTTGGTGTTTGCGGTGCAGGTGTGAGTGCTATCTTTTCTATCTTTTCTTTCCTATTCTTGAATATTGTTTATGTTCATTTAGATTGGGAGGATTAGTAGTTTATAACTTATCGGAGCGTTTGCTCCGGGTTCCGTATCAGGAGCATGGCTGCCCCAGATAGCGGAAACTTTGGTTTCCTGACACGGCGTCATGGTGTTAAAATAGACACTGGTGTGGGTGTGGAAGAATGTAGTCTGGCTGTAGGTGAAGTGATTGGTACTGAAAATATCCTGTCTGCATCCCGTATGAACAGTGCGGTTGTGCTGTTTGTAAAAACTGTTGATTTGGTGAATCAGATAGTAGAAAATGGTGTAGTGATTAGTGGTATTTTTACCCCAGAGCTCCCCCTCTTTACTCCCTCGAAAAAAGTAACTCTATCCAATGGGCCACCTTTCATACCAAATTAAGTTCTATCTGGAATGCTCTCTCGCTATGGCAAACTTGTTTCTCCGATAAAAATGATTCCAATCGGTTGTAAGTCTCCGCTGTTGAAACGCGTTGTGTCATTCAGGCGTTATGTTTATATGATTTTGCAGGACAATTTGGATGAACTTGACCTGGCTTTAAATTTTCGTCAGGACGAATTTAATTATGTTATTTTTGTTACCACAAATAACATGAAATGCTTTGGTTGCGGGGAATCGGGTCACTTGATCCGCGCTTGTCCGGGTAAAGTAAATCAACCGGATAAAAACCGGTTACCGGTTAATGGCGAAGATGTCAACGTTGCGCGCGATGACGAGAGGCAGAATGTTAATACTACTGCTGAGGCTCCAAGCACAAGTTCATATCATAAAGCGCTACCAAAGGCACCTGTAACAGTCGCAATGCCAACTAAAATGTCTAATGATGAGGGAAAGGAGGCTGCGGATGACGCAAAGATAGACGGAGATTCTGAGGGGGCTGATTTGTCAGTTTCGGCTCAGATGAATGAATCGCAAAACCATGGTAATCCTGTCATAGCTGGAGAGCAAATTCCTTCTTATATAGGGGAAGATCAGTTTTCTATGATGGATTCAGATGATGTTGCTTTTAAAGCACCACAAAAGAGAAGATTAAAACAGCAAAATGTTGGtaaacaagctaaaaaatcAGATAATTGTGACGTGAGTCACTCGGACACAGGGAGTGAGAGTGATGCTTCCGAGTGCAGTATTTCTTGCAGTTTACCACCAGGTGGTTTTTCAAGTCGAACTTATACTGTGGAGGATATAAAATCctttcttaaaggggtcatagcgtgaaaatcagactttttccatttttaagtgctataattgggtccccagtggttctatcaacctagaaaatgtaatcaagattaacccagtaactttgtttgggtaagccattttctgcaagaatgtgaaaaattaggtcgttcagattttgcctgttttgtgaagTAGTtagcaaggcgaattacaataataccgccccctttatctgcaatatccaaccacagcactgccatagtgcagagagaaagagagaaaggaaaaagtacttgacagcacaattgagtttcaattacaacaaatcaccatcattgtgattagtgtttgcacttcatccgcccatttgcattttaaacgacacAACCCAAATACGGCtaacttttgctcaggcctacaaattatcaatttttacatgctctaataaattagctgtggagtattttgagctaaaacttcacatacacactctggggacagcaaagatttattttacatcttaaaaatatgtcataatatgacccctttaaagtgaCAAAAAATGCCAGGAAAGTTCGAATTGAGGAATATTTCCCTGATGTTTTGCAGTTTATTGAAAAGGCAAAAGTTTTTAAGAGTGATTGTGTTTTTActaaacaggaagtgtttcggCTGAAGAAAATTCTTACCAAACTTAACTCTCAATCAAGGCTCAATGCTAGTAATGATAGCACATAGATTTTATCtccctttttctttttttttggttgtgttttttttttctttaaatttttttccttttttctttaTGGGAGAACGTCTTGTGGCTTCTTTAAATGTGAATATTAATAAAAGATTTCAGTTATACGAGttaatgaaacaaaagaaaatTGATGTACTGTTTGCTCAAGAAACACACAGTGATGTAGTGAATAGTTCTGACTGGGCTAGAGAATTTTATGGGTTATCTAGgcataaaaaaaaagtttggttctggttggttgtcagtttaggtcatgggtcggtagggaattttttttttttttttttttacagtggcagCACGGGATAGGTAGGAaagtgttaaatatttaaattgaatagcGGATATATTTGAGGTGACTTTGGCCATATTGCGTGTTTGTCTCACGCAGCGCAGAGCCACGTATCTCCACGGATTATCTCcttttaattgtgtgtgtgtgtgtgtgtgtgtgtgtgagtgagagagagagagagagagagagagagagagagagagagagcagtaaaTGCAGCTGAACGAATACACTGcgtgttttaaagtaaaaaagtaaataaataacgaAACGCAATATGTGGAGGCCGGTGTTGAATCTGTCTAACTAGAATTAGTCTAATTgatgtgtgggaaacactgtatgatatgaaaaatatctTACGTGAGCCTGTGGCTAAAGTATAAAAGTGGAACTCTTTGTAGCAtaatcagggcttgacattaacttttttgctcaccagccaaagtggctagttgtttttcaAAGGTACTAGCCAAAGTTAAATTGTATATGATTAAatttgactttggcatcctaaaatgactttaattcgagcaaatttacttgctaaattagctggtatatagctggtatatcagtatagaaCATATAAGGTGCATGAAAGACATGCTAGtaagtaaggcataaatagattaactttgaatgaatatattaaaagtagaacaggggtgtagaagaaacactaattctaaactgaaaagataaacacaaaacccatcgataaccactttaaatatttattaacaacagcagtaaatactgtcaagatatgtacattaattttactgtcatgcagatgtattttataagctaaatggtttctgataaaagtgatttaagacaaATGTCGGGAGGGCAttattgttacattaaaatgatgcgcgaacctctTGATGGCGGGTTTCttttgatttcgtgtgcattcaggtatgcgctgAATATATCTTCGCTCTTGCACTGAGAGTgtgcacgcaatttatatctcttcaatcacttccatgcaattgttttatctttcccgaagtgtgtatgcgctcagactgcgtcctcttgtgcattcgcaaatccatcagctctcgcgcgctctctgcaggtgacgctttggtccgcaacgccccGCTGATCGCGTGCGCGTCTCTCAACAGATCTCTGTGCGTTGCTCTGGGTTCAGAatgctcatgggagttgtagtttcccagtgtcgcattgcgtattgtttatcatttcgcgtaacttttaagaaaacagaCCCGCCTTACGGCCGAAATCTTACCCGcgtttggcgggtgttaatgtcaagccctggtcataataccataaattcaaatattataattcacTTACTGCCAGCAAAAATGAGCCTTGGTTTGTGCTCTCTGGAAGAGAAAAGCCCACCTGCATATCGTTGTTCAGCTCATCttttttgtctgtaatttaCAACTTTCGGCGGGGCAAAAGATCACGTTTCTGTGCACGAAACAGCATCTCGAATGCACACCAAAAATTACCACTTTACCAGTGCCTTTGTAAGTGGCGACAACGATCTGTGAACTATTGTGTTAACGACTGTGTAGCTGCTTTGTTTGTTGCTGGAGGAcgcgtgctttacaaaaacggtgctgtactaaaaggtaaattatagttcgcctcaaaggtttttttatttgtgtatttatttaatgtgtattatttcttccccaagctcataaaataaatttgggtcgcacataaattggcagggtcggtcggaaaccggaaccaaacaatttttttttaggcCCTATTTTAAGCCACTTGACTTCAACCAGTGGTGGGGTTGCCATTTTATTTTCTAAGAGTTTTTTTCCCTGTTCTTATCAGGTTGATGAGATTGTAAAAGGCAGGCTTTTGAAAGTTGTTGCTCAGTATGAaaattattcttttatttttatctgtGTGTATGTCCCAGTCAATGCTCTGGAAAGAATGATTTTTCTAGATACTTTGAGTAGTGTGTTATGTAATTGTGATCCtgagtattatttatttttagtgggGGATTTTAATTATACAGAGATCCTTGATAGGAATCATGTTGAACCACACATGGCCTCACAGAAACGTCTTATTCAATTAGTAAAAACTCATGAGATTGTTGATGTTTGGAGAAATTTTCATGGTTTTCAAAGACAATATACTTGGGCTCATGCGTATGATGGCTTAATTTCACTGGCAAGGCTGGATaggttttatgtttttaagcacCAGTTTAATCTTTTTAGAAATTGTTCAATTTGTCCAGTGTTTTTTTCTGATCATAGTTTGTTACAGTGTGCTGTATCActgagttccctttcagtcggtcactacgacgtcacgtcgtgaccgacgaattgggaactcgcttagagagaccaatctgcttcgaatactactaaaacgccaatgaacttggcattgaaatatttgcataatgctggcgccgcccgccaggtgcgtatataagccacaggtgcaaatatagaaatcagctttttatcgcttcgaaagccggcagtatctgctactgagaagctactctaTGCTCTGGTGGGAAAcgattgctgaagttggttggacaaGCAGTACCCCAGCGGACGCCGCAGTTTTTCCActactctgcatcttttttgttttgagttattAGTGAGTGCGTTGCTgatccctgtgcgcatcatcaactgagcatctaagagtgaatttccctaaaagagtgatacggagagctttgtgccttgttaaaggcagccagTCACTCGTATATctggagatcagcgtccttttcaggatggcttttcgtccgtgtgTTCTTGGATGCGGCAAGTACATGGGTCcaaaggacggtcacgagcgctgtctttcatgcttgggcatcgagcatgCGGAGGCGGCGTTCGCTGGGGGTGCATGTTCTCATTGCGAGGAGATGTCCCTTCTGGATTTACGCAGGCGGTTATCATTTCTACGGGAACGGCGTCCGCGTCCGGTGAGTTCTGACCGCCGCCACGGAGCGGCCGCGAAGCTCTCTAAGGACGATCTGCGTCTAACTGTGCTGAGCCGgtcgggggattcgtcctccggcTCTCAGCCTTCCCGTCCTCAGCCGGTAGAGGTGCCTATGGAGACTGCAGCCTCGTGTTCTACGAGCGCTGTAGAATCCGTTGCGCCTCCCTCTGGACCCGCTTCGACCGCAACACCCGTGGGTGGAGCCCCTCTTTCGGAAGCTGACTTCGACGTTCTTCCTCCCTCTGGTCGGGTTGTGACGCCGGAGTTTGACCCGGAGATGGTGGCTGTGCTCTCTTgagcggcggagaccgtagggttggagtgggttaaccccccacagcccgaaccgtcccgcctggatgattggttcttcggagCTGCCCAGGCTTCACAGCCCTCTCCACCAGTACCTTTCTTCCCCAAGGTGCATGAGGAGCTGTCACGGACTTGGAAAGTCGCCGTACTCTACCCGGTTACGGCCGATTCAcccctcccccctcacctccctcaccaacggagccgctaagggttatacgGGGATCCCCCCTGTGGAGCGGGGCGTCGCGATGCAGCTGTGTCCGACCACCGCTGCCTCCTGGAAGGACCGCCCAACCCTTCCCTCTTGGGCttgtagacagtcgtccggtttaACGGGGGCTGCCCATGAGGCTTGTGGAGAGGCAATGGCTTTGCTGCAGGTCCATCAAGCGAAGGCCTTACGAGATCTGCatgagggaggacacgactcaCCCGTCTTCTCAGAGCTCCGGGCTGCCACTGATTTGGCTCTCCTATGAAGGTGACGGCGCAGGCGATTGGTCGTGCGATGTCTACACTTGTGGTCCAAGAACGCCACCTATGGatgtgtctggcggacatgacGGAAGCGGACAAGAACAAGTTCCTGGAAGCTCCAGTGTCACAGATTGGCCTATTCGGTGAGTCGGTGGAGTCTTTTGCACAGCAATTCACCACCGCTCAGAAGCAGACTGAAGCGATCTCCaagatcatgccccggcgaaaGAGGCCTGCCTCTCGTCCACCAGCACCGGCTGCCCAGTCTGCTCCTCGCTGAGGGCGCCCTGCGGGGCTGCCTCCGCCCCCACCCCCCCAGGAAGTCATCCAGACAACGGAGGGGGAACGGCCATCgacagcccgccccgcccgctcaacCCGCTTCCCGTGGTCGCAAACGGTGatctaagcggccctgagacgggcgacctggatttgGATTGGATcactcttcgggagatggtgaacgcACCCACTCCTtcccccggaggagggccgggtggaaaatctttggtttcgttttgtttctgttccgccggcttctcagccggcacccacaaaaccacaaaaagagtgcattcctattccttctccaggtcttcagaggatcgagagagccgtgagcgggcattCATCTGCTCATCCTCCCTCTCCTCCATCGCCAGCGGGggttctgaggagtccgagctCTCCACtgcggagaccggaccaccagcaccctcagcggtctcaggtcagtgtcacaaaacacacacacactgtagttGCGTGCGCTCTTACGGCGCGCGCACCGGCAGTCTCACCTGTTCCGCTCGTCTGCCCCACCGCGAGCTCTCCGGttgtgccgttaattcccctcGCATGGTCTCTGGAAGCTTGGCTTCAGCTTACCAACCCGTCTCGATGGGTATTGCGCAcaatccgcctcggttacgaaattcaattcaaccAGCACACACCCAAATTCTcgggcattcgtttcactacagtgaaagcgtccgatgcacatgtactgcgtgcagaacTCGATGTCCTCCTGGCAAAGGCCGCGATCGAACCGGTCCCTCCAACCGAGATGAGCTCAGGGTTTTACAGCTCGTATTTCATAGTTCCAAAGAAGggcggtgggttacgaccgatcTTGGATTTGCGCGTTCTGAACCGATCTCTCCAAAAACGATCCTTCAGAATGATAACGCCGAAACTGATATTTCAGTcaatacgcccccaagattggtttgcagcaatAGATCTGAAAGACacgtactttcatgtgtccattctccctcgccACAGACCGTTTCtgcgctttgcgttcgaggggtgGGCATACCAATACAAAGTActaccgttcgggctgtctctctctccccgtgtattTACGAAAGTAGTGGAAGCGGCGTTAAAGCCCctgagagagagcggtgttcgcattttggcttacctcgacgattggcttataatagcgcattctcgaCGGACGCTTTGCGAGCACAGAGACTTAACACTTCGGCATCTCGCCCGtctgggtcttcgggtcaactgggaaaagagcaaactttgccctacgcagaggatctcttttctcgggatggaactggactcgatcgatttattgGCACGTTTAACAGAAGCGCgcgtccaatcaattctgacttgccttgGTTCTTTCCGAGGGAAGAACGCGGTCCCTCtcaaacaatttcagaagctcctgggaaatatggcagcagccgtgacaccgctcgggctgctccatatgagaccgcttcagcgttggcttcacgatcgagtcccgaggacaGCGTGGCGCGCCGGCATTcaccgtgtaaccattacacctgcgtgtcgtctaACATTCACCCCGTGGTTAGACCCTGCGTTTCTGAGAGCAGGGGTTTCCATGAGACAGATTTATTGGCATGCTGTTGTACACACAGATGCATCCAACACgggtggggagccacgtacaaCGGGCTTGCagcttcgggggtgtggacagcaccccagctgcactggcatatcaattgccgtgagttgtgggctgtatatctgggacttctACGCTTTGCtacggagctgcgagggaaggatgtactagtacgcaccgacaacactgcgaccgttgcgtatatcaaccgtcaaggcggtttgcgctctcgtcacatgtcgcatctcgcccgtcatctcctcctttggagtcagaagcatctgaggtccctttgtgccattcacattccgggatcgctcaatacagcggcagacgcgctttcccgagctgcgcgccCCAGAGAATGGCGaatccacccccagacggtacagctaatttggaagaagtttgGTCGTGCGCAGATAGATCTATTTGCGTCCCCGGatgatacccactgtcgcctgttttattcact
This window of the Misgurnus anguillicaudatus chromosome 19, ASM2758022v2, whole genome shotgun sequence genome carries:
- the LOC129429021 gene encoding uncharacterized protein is translated as MVNAPTPSPGGGPGGKSLVSFCFCSAGFSAGTHKTTKRVHSYSFSRSSEDRESRERAFICSSSLSSIASGGSEESELSTAETGPPAPSAVSGQCHKTHTHCSCVRSYGARTGSLTCSARLPHRELSGCAVNSPRMVSGSLASAYQPVSMGIAHNPPRLRNSIQPAHTQILGHSFHYSESVRCTCTACRTRCPPGKGRDRTGPSNRDELRVLQLVFHSSKEGRWVTTDLGFARSEPISPKTILQNDNAETDISVNTPPRLVCSNRSERHVLSCVHSPSPQTVSALCVRGVGIPIQSTTVRAVSLSPCIYESSGSGVKAPERERCSHFGLPRRLAYNSAFSTDALRAQRLNTSASRPSGSSGQLGKEQTLPYAEDLFSRDGTGLDRFIGTFNRSARPINSDLPWFFPREERGPSQTISEAPGKYGSSRDTARAAPYETASALASRSSPEDSVARRHSPCNHYTCVSSNIHPVVRPCVSESRGFHETDLLACCCTHRCIQHGWGATYNGLAASGVWTAPQLHWHINCRELWAVYLGLLRFATELRGKDVLVRTDNTATVAYINRQGGLRSRHMSHLARHLLLWSQKHLRSLCAIHIPGSLNTAADALSRAARPREWRIHPQTVQLIWKKFGRAQIDLFASPDDTHCRLFYSLTEGSLGVDALTHSWPRGMRKYAFPPVSLIAQTLCKVRQDEESLLLVAPYWTTRNWFPELMLLATAPPWRIPLRKDLLSQGGGTLWHPRPDLWDLHVWSLSAHKV